A window of Desulfovibrio sp. UIB00 genomic DNA:
CTCGCGCTTGTAGGGTTCCGGCAAGCGCATGATCTGCTTAACTTCGTCCATATTCAGGCGCAGATCATAGCCGCCGGTCTTGCGGATGGAGGGCAGAACCTCAGACGTGACCCATTTACGGAAGCTTTTTGCCTCTGCCTTGCGTGAGCGGAAGATGAGTGCATAGAGGCCAGATTCGGACACGGCATTGAGCTGATGAGGAATCCCTTCACGGGGATTACTATCGGTATTACCGATAGTAATCCGTTCGTCTTCATCCAGTGTGCCGACCGAATCGGGAACATTGGCAATGCCCAAAATGTCGCACACATCCTTGGCCACAAACCAGAGCATGCCTTTTTCGTCCTGGTGGACGCGGACTTGAGCTTCATCAAAAATGAATGACATGAGCGTGTTCATAGCGTATGCTCCTCTCAGTTAGTTAGTTTGGTTACCATACTATTGAGCAGCCTCGCCCATCGGGGCTGTTCTTTTTTGTTCACCAGCCGCGCCAGCGGGTGAGTTCTTCCACCAGCGCGTCCAGTGTGGGGAACCATCTTGTCACGCAGCCCTTAATCATCACGCCGGGCTGTTCATTGGGCCCCGGCACGCCCCACACGGGCACGCCAGAGGCAAAGGCCATGCCCAGTTCCGCCGAGGCATCGCAGCCGCCGGGGCCGATGTAGGCGATCAAATCCGCACTGCCCAGGGCGCTGCTGCAAAAGGCAAAGGCAGCGCCGTGCGGATCCTCGTTTTTGCGCTGGTCAAAGCCCGGCCCTGGCGCGGGTAAAAAGCGCGTCCAGTCCAGCACCTCATAGCGGGAAAGTTCCAGGGCCTGTTGCAGCCGGCGGTAGGCCTCCAGGTTGCGCGTGGATGTGCAGATGTAGAGCCTGCGGGCCGTGCTGCCCGAAAACATGTTCATGCGCGGTCTCCCTTTTCAAAAATCCAGCATTTGATGATGCGGGTCTGCTCATGGCGCGAGCGAACAGACTTGCTGCTCTCCACAAATTTATGCCGCCGGGTGTGCGGCAGCAGCTTTTTGAGCATGCCCACATCCGGGTAGGCCTGCCCGTAATCCTGACATTTTTCACGAAAGTGATTGAGGTTGAGGGCGATGATGCCCTCTGTATCCTTGGCGTGGTTGAGCTGCTCGCTGACCGGCCCGCGCGAGTTGACGTAGTCGTAGGCCTCCCAAAAGGCCTCGAGCATGGGGTGATCCGCACCCACGCGGCGCTCGCGCACGTGGGCGCGGTCTTTCAGGTATTGGGCCATGCCCTCCACCGTGCGCGCCGTCACGCCGGGAAAGAGCAGGCGCAGGGCGGATCCGCAGGCGGCGATTTGCGCGTGGTTTTTTACAATGCGCTCGTTCTTGATGCCGCAGGCGGTAAAGTCGCGCTCCATGCTGTCAAAGGCCTGTTCGTAGGCCTCCAGAATACGGCGCTCCTGGCACAGGGCGGCACCCAAGAAGCCGCCAACGCTTTCGCTTGTCTGGCGCTCAAACCAGCGGGCAATCTCCCGCGTGCCGGGCCTATGGTGCTTTTTGTCGGCGTGGCAGTGCACAATGCGTTGCAGC
This region includes:
- a CDS encoding BRO family protein; the encoded protein is MNTLMSFIFDEAQVRVHQDEKGMLWFVAKDVCDILGIANVPDSVGTLDEDERITIGNTDSNPREGIPHQLNAVSESGLYALIFRSRKAEAKSFRKWVTSEVLPSIRKTGGYDLRLNMDEVKQIMRLPEPYKREAFRRLLAQAGKHTDKGEGARLMLNICGVFAAAETGSPLKQTQMTL